DNA sequence from the Sediminispirochaeta bajacaliforniensis DSM 16054 genome:
GGATTCGCCATCTCGTCGATTACCGCCTTGGTCCATGATGTTTTGATCATGCTTGGTTTTATCGGTGTGTTCAGGCTGGAGGTCTCGACGACCACCATAGCGGCGGTTCTTACCATTGTTGGTTACTCTCTTAACGATACGATCGTTGTTTTCGACCGAATTCGTGAAAATATGGGCTTGATGAAGGACCGGCCCATGGATGTGATTATCGATACCAGTATTACACAGTCCTTGAGCAGAACCTTAATGACCAGCCTCACAACCTTGTTGGCTGTTCTCGCCCTTTACTTTTTCGGTACGGGCGCAATTAAGGATTTTGCCCTCAATTTGATTGTCGGTATTGTGGTCGGTACCTATTCTTCCATCTTTATCGCCAGTCCTGTGTTACTCGGAATCACCCGGGCTTCGGATAAGCGAAAGGCAAAGAAGCTTCACGTTCATACTCAGAGTACCGGTCCGAAGGGTGCCGCACTATCGACCGACTCTTCGGTTTCGGGTGAGGAATCGCCCGATGCTGTTTCAGGTCCGGTTGAAATTCCAAAGGCCGATAGAAAGTTGAAAGGCAAACGACAGCAAAAACGGAAAAAATAGCGTAAATGATGGTCCGCCCCTGTCGGGGCGGGCTTTTTTTTGTATATTGAAAACGATGAATCGTAAGATTGTACTTTCAAAAACAATGGGTTTCTGTTTTGGTGTACGTCGCGCTCTTGATCTTGTTGAAAAGGCCCTTGTCGAAAAGGACGGTGGTCGTGTCGTTACCTTCGGCCCTATTATTCATAATTCCATCGTGCTTGATTCTTTGGCAAGACGCGGTGTCGTCGTTGTTCACAGCCTTGAGGAACTACAGGATGGTGATCGGGTGGTTTTTCGGGCCCACGGTGTGCCCAAGAGTGTTTCCGACCAGGTAAAGCAAGCCGGATATGTCGTGTACGATGGTACCTGTCCCCGCGTCGGAAAATCCCAGAAGATCGTCCACGACTATTGCAAAAAAGGAGAAGCGGTCTGTATGACCGGTGACCGGGAACACGGGGAAGTGATAGCGGTAAGCAGCTATGGAGAGGGTGTTTCGGTTCTCAACAACCGAAAGGATGCGGAATCCTTTGAACCCTCAGGGCCTGTGCTTTTGATAAGCCAGACTACCTTTTCCCTGCCTCTTTTTGAAGAAATATCTTCTTTTCTTGAGAAGCGTTGTGATGAGCGAGGATTTCCTTTCGCCCGATACAACACAATTTGTCCTGCTACTGCCGCGCGACAAAAGGCTTTGGAGGAACTTGCCTCCGAGGTGGAGGCAATTGTAGTCGTCGGTGGAAAAAACAGTTCAAATACTCGACGATTATATGAGGCCGCCTTGCGGCTTGTCTCTCGGGCGTGGCATATTGAGGATGCCCGTGGGATCGTGTCCGAAATGGCGGATTACCGAAGCATCGGAATTACAGCCGGGGCTTCTACTCCGGATGATATCATTTTTGGCGTAGAGGCCGCTTTGAAGGCTCTCTAAAGGGAAGGATGGATGTCATGGCAGAGATCATTAGCGAAATTGAAAAGAGGCGGGCGTTTCGTGCCATCGGTGAACAGGGCGTTCCCGAGGATGTGAAGCAACGGATTTCGAGGGCCGCACTACTTGCTCCCTCCTGCGCCAATAAACAGCCCTGGCGTTTTGTTGTCGTTGACGAAGAGCCTGCACTATCTGTCGTGAGGGACGCTCTTTCGGGCGGAAACTACTGGGCAAAGAAGGCTCCCTTGTATCTTCTTGCTGTGACGGACCCTGTCTTTGATTGTGATCTGGAAGATCGAAGAAGCTATGCTCTCTTTGATACGGGAATGGCCGTCATGAATATGCAGCTCCAGGCTGTGGCCGAGGGGCTTGTGGCCCATCCCATAGCGGGGTTCTCCGATACACAGCTGAAAAAGGGGCTCAAGATACCCGAACCACACATTTTGATCACCATTGTGGTTGTGGGGTATCCCGGTGACAACAGCCATCTTTCGGAAAAACATCTTGTTTTGGAGTCAAGCAGGCAGGAGCGAAGGGCTGTGGAGGATCTTGTTTCAAAAAACGGATGGTATTTCGATGAGTGACGAGGCGATTGACAAGCTGCAGGATAGGCTTGAACGGATTCGAAATAAATCTGCCTTTATTTGTGATATGGATGGTGTTTTGTATCATGGGAACAGGCTTCTCGATGGAGCCGATCGCTTTATTACCTGGTTGCAGCGGGAGAATAAACGCTTTCTTTTCCTTACCAATTCGAGTGAACGTTCCCCCAGAGAGTTGCATCAGAAGCTTGCAAGGATGGGGGTCGATGTTGATCCTGGGCATTTTTATACCAGCGCTCTGGCAACCGCAAGCTTTCTTGCCTCGCAGAAGCCCGAAGGTTCCGCTTATGTGATTGGAGAAGCGGGACTGATCAATGCGCTTTACGAGGTCGGTTATGCCATGAATGATATTAATCCCGATTATGTTGTCGTTGGTGAGAGCCGGAACTACAACACCGAGACATTGTTTCATGCGGTTTCTTTGGTGCGGGGCGGAGCTCGATTGATCGGCACAAATCCCGATTTAACCGGGCCTACCGAGCGGGGAATCGCGCCGGCCACAGGTGCTCTCATTACCCCTATTGCTCTCGCAGCCGAGGCGGAGCCCTATTTTATCGGAAAACCCAACCCTCTGATGATGCGTAGTGCACTTAAACGGCTTGAATCACGCAGGGAAGAGACGGTCATTATAGGGGACAGAATGGATACCGACATCAAATCGGGGCTTGAGAGCGAAATAGAGACGGTTCTGGTGCTTAGCGGAGTGACCGATCTTTCAAGGGCCGAAAGCTTTGCCTATCGCCCGCACCATATTTTGGAGGGGGTGGGAGCCATAGCTTCCTGATCTCTTTGTTTACCACCAGGATTCCGGACACTATGTGTACTAACCGGCCGGGCAGGGAGCGCTCTTTGCTCCTGCCGTCCT
Encoded proteins:
- the ispH gene encoding 4-hydroxy-3-methylbut-2-enyl diphosphate reductase — translated: MNRKIVLSKTMGFCFGVRRALDLVEKALVEKDGGRVVTFGPIIHNSIVLDSLARRGVVVVHSLEELQDGDRVVFRAHGVPKSVSDQVKQAGYVVYDGTCPRVGKSQKIVHDYCKKGEAVCMTGDREHGEVIAVSSYGEGVSVLNNRKDAESFEPSGPVLLISQTTFSLPLFEEISSFLEKRCDERGFPFARYNTICPATAARQKALEELASEVEAIVVVGGKNSSNTRRLYEAALRLVSRAWHIEDARGIVSEMADYRSIGITAGASTPDDIIFGVEAALKAL
- a CDS encoding nitroreductase family protein, yielding MAEIISEIEKRRAFRAIGEQGVPEDVKQRISRAALLAPSCANKQPWRFVVVDEEPALSVVRDALSGGNYWAKKAPLYLLAVTDPVFDCDLEDRRSYALFDTGMAVMNMQLQAVAEGLVAHPIAGFSDTQLKKGLKIPEPHILITIVVVGYPGDNSHLSEKHLVLESSRQERRAVEDLVSKNGWYFDE
- a CDS encoding HAD-IIA family hydrolase translates to MSDEAIDKLQDRLERIRNKSAFICDMDGVLYHGNRLLDGADRFITWLQRENKRFLFLTNSSERSPRELHQKLARMGVDVDPGHFYTSALATASFLASQKPEGSAYVIGEAGLINALYEVGYAMNDINPDYVVVGESRNYNTETLFHAVSLVRGGARLIGTNPDLTGPTERGIAPATGALITPIALAAEAEPYFIGKPNPLMMRSALKRLESRREETVIIGDRMDTDIKSGLESEIETVLVLSGVTDLSRAESFAYRPHHILEGVGAIAS